The proteins below are encoded in one region of Lagenorhynchus albirostris chromosome 7, mLagAlb1.1, whole genome shotgun sequence:
- the NUDT2 gene encoding bis(5'-nucleosyl)-tetraphosphatase [asymmetrical], with amino-acid sequence MALRACGLIIFRRCLIPKMDNTAIEFLLLQASDGIHHWTPPKGHVEPGESDLETALREAQEEAGIEADQLTIIEGFRRELNYVAREKPKTVIYWLAEVKDYDVEVCLSHEHQAYRWLGLHEACQLAQFKEMQAVLQEGHQFLCSTVV; translated from the exons ATGGCCCTGAGAGCATGTGGCTTGATCATCTTCCGAAGATGTCTCATTCCCAAGATGGACAACACTGCAATTGAGTTTCTACTGCTGCAGGCATCAGATGGCATTCATCACTGGACTCCTCCCAAAG GCCATGTGGAACCAGGAGAAAGTGACTTGGAAACAGCCCTTCGGGAGGCTCAGGAGGAAGCAGGCATAGAAGCAGACCAGCTGACCATCATTGAGGGATTCAGAAGGGAGCTCAATTATGTGGCCAGGGAGAAGCCTAAAACCGTCATCTACTGGCTGGCGGAGGTAAAGGACTACGACGTGGAGGTCTGTCTCTCCCACGAGCACCAGGCCTATCGCTGGCTGGGGCTGCATGAGGCCTGCCAGTTGGCTCAGTTCAAGGAGATGCAGGCGGTGCTCCAGGAAGGACACCAGTTTCTCTGCTCCACAGTGGTCTGA